The sequence below is a genomic window from Lepus europaeus isolate LE1 chromosome 9, mLepTim1.pri, whole genome shotgun sequence.
AGGAAGCTGCgacagctccagcttcctggacgCGACCCCGCTCTCTTCAAATTTGGCTCCACAGCGCGACTTCCGGGAGCGGACCGGAAATGACAACACAGGACCGGGGCGGGCCCTGAATGCTTGCCCCTCATTGGACAAGCTCTAGGGGGGCGTGACCAGGGGCGGAACTTGGAGGCCTGGGGGCGGTAGAGAGCCCTGTGGTGTCGCGCGATAGCTTGCAGGTGTCTGTCTGGGGAGGCTTGACCAGCGCCTCGGGAGCGCATCTTTGAATCGGGGCGAAGAGCAGTGGCATCACCATCTGTACCTTTTCCCAGGACAAGGCAGGTTTTGTGGTCCCAAGCTAGAGCTTGGCATCGGTGATAGGGGCCTGCATCCCTCAGCTCTGTTCTTTCTGTACTTTACTAGTCAAGGAGACTGCGGCCACAAGAAAACAGAACAGATCCCCCGAGTTCTGGGCAGTGAGGGACGGTGCGCTGGCACCCCATGGTTCCTGGACCAAAAGAGTGCCCCACCTTCTCAGCCCTCTGTTCTGAGTGAACCTCGAAAATGGACACAAAGGTGCCAGCCTCCGAGGACACCCAGGCTAACCTTGGGTTTATCCAAGTGAGGCAGGAAGTACCCTGACTTTAGCTTAGCTCCCATGAGGACTGTTATGCCTGAAGCTGGCATAGGATTGGAATTTTGGAGGCCTAGATGGTTTAAAGACTAGGAactaacaaattattttattattcctaCATCAGAGGAGTTATCTTTGAGGTCCTCCTGGAGAAAAGAGCAGTACCCAGGCCCATCTGGGCTGGGGTAAGTCTCCTTGGGGGCCTTTTAGCAGTGTTACTCCCCCTCCCCATAAGAAACCCTAGGCATAGCCCCCTACTATAAAACTGATCTGTTCCAGGAGGAAACCCAGAGTGTAATCCTTTGGGCCTATGTGGAAAGCATAGGTGTTCACAGGGGCAGTCAACTAATAGCCTCACGGCAGAAAAGAACCTTTGTGCACTGCCCTATCCTCTTGAGCTCCTGCCCAGGGAAGCCTGCTTTGGCCATGAGCAAGTTTTCTCTTTGTGGCAGCTGGCACTGAGTGGGTTCCAGCTGTATGCCCAGGTCAAGACAAAGACTTCTTAGTCAACAGGAGTCAGAACAGCCCACGGGGTGTTCCTTGACCCAAACCTAGCCCAGGACCCACCACCCACATTGATTTCTAGAATTCAGAGGACCCCCCACCATCATCGAGGAACAGAGTAATCAGGATGGTCTTCACCCCAGACCAAGCCACCCACAGGGCACTGAGCAGCAGCCACAACATGTGAGccttctcccagcctctcccctgtGCACTGCCTCCTAGGGGCTCCTCCCCGGTTAGACAGAGGAAGCAAAGGCAAGAGGGCAGCCGGAGGCTTTGCAGGTGACGTTTATTTGCCAGGTTCAGCAGGCACACAGCCCACCAACCTTCACATACCAGAGCAGACCCACGGGCATGCAGGGAGAAGGGCAGGACCACCACAAGTGCCGAGCAAGGGCAAGGACCAGTATGGCTGCCTGTCCAGGCTGTGGTGGGGTCTGACAAAGGGCACCTGTCGGGAACCTCCCTCAGGGAACTGGCGAGTCTTATTCTACTTCCTCATCCCAGCAAAAGCAACTCAACATGGCTCAGAGGCACCCGGGCCTCTGATAGAAGCCATAGAAATAGAGGAGGTTCCTCTCCATTTTGTTGatgaactgaaaacaaaacaaaacaaaataatctgCCTCTGTGAATAGCAAACCCCCAAGGTACTGCCATGCAGTAGGCCCCCTGGTACAGAGGGGACTTGTCGGCTGAGCCCGTGAGGGCTGGCATCTAGGACGAGCAAGGGAATAACAGCTCTCCTTGTGTGGCCCAGGGTAAGGACCCAGCTAGGCTGAGACACTGAGGGCTGGGCCTAtactctgctctcccaggtctcATTGCCACACCCTCATTGCTCCTCCTTTCTCTTAGAGGCTCAGGAAGTTCAGGGTCCAGGGCAACCCACTTTAGGGCTCAGAAGGGCAAATAACGCAAGGGTCTTAGGAGGGACTTCCCACGGACAAAGATGGAAACTTCTACCCTCCTACCGTTTTCTTCCAATTCTTAGGAACCCCGTAGCTAACGAGCAGTGCCCCCAGCCATGTGACCGGTCTTGACTTAAAGCATGCTGCCCTAGGTTTCTGCACCCTCGCTACCAGCCTGTGTCCACTCCTAGAGCAGCCCACACACTACGGCGCACATCCTCATGCACAGGAGCCTGAGACCACTGACGGCCTCGCTGGAGGACCAGCTCTCAGGGCAAGGCCACCAAGTTTAGGGCCTGGGAGAGTATGGGACCTGCAGGGCCTGCCTGGGGGAATGGTGAGGCCGGAAAGAAAGGGGAAGGAGAGCGGGGACCCCCCTGAGTATCCCTAGAACAGTGTCCCACAAGGAACAGAAACTGGTGAAGCTAGCAAAAGACAGAAAAAGCCACGAGAAATCcatgcaagggctggggctggccctgcctctggcctgcccaccactcacacacacacgtatacacaggAGACGAGACTACTCTCCCGTGGCCCCCAGGTACGCCCCACTGGGATGCAGGGGGCGTGGGGAAGTGAGGGCATCATGCCAGTGACTCTATGTACATGAGAATCCCCTCATCTACTTGCCCACCCTCTTGCCCGTCCCCTGACCCCCCAACCAGGCTGCCCACTCAGCTGGTCTCCCTCCGAGACTCCTGGacagagccagcagcctcttccccTTTACTAGAGGGTGGAGCCTGGCCTGTGGCGCCCTCTAGGGCTGTGCTGTCCGGCTGGGCCATAGCCGGCTCAGTGGTGGCAGCTGCCTTGGTAGCTGGCGTGGCACTGCTTTGGGTGGCGGGAACAGTGCCCTCTTCTGTGGCTGGCGTGGCTCTCCCATCAGTGGCTGGAGTAGCGCTCCTGTCAGTGGCTGGGGTGACACTGCCGTCAGTGGCCGGGGTGATGCTCCCATCGGTGGCTGGGGTGACGCTGCCGTCAGTGGCTGGGGTGACACTGCCGTCTGTAGCCGGGGTGGCACTACGGTCTGCGGAGGCCACATTATCACTCTTTGCGGCACATGCAGCATCACCCTCCGTGGCTGGGGTGGCActgctcccaggggctggggcagctccaCTCGCAGCTGCGGCCCCACCTGTAGCCCCAGGGGTAGCCGTGTCTGTGGCTGAGGCAGACTGTGCTGCGGCCGCACCGGACTGCTCTGGCGCCCGGAGCCGTTTCATGAGGGTGGTCACTCGGACAGCTTTCTGAAAGGAAGACAGCAGAGAGAGGCTCAGGGTGACAACTGCCAGATCCATTCcttggctgggccaaagccagcctCTTCCATGGTGCTCTCAGCTGCCTCTGACCACCCCAGGGCCAAGGACCCAGCTGCCCAGCACTCCTAACGTAGATAATGACAATGGCTACAGCTAGACCTGATGGCCCGAGCGAAGCTTATATATGGCTGCAGGGCCGTGCAGCAGGCAAGAAACCGTGAGTGCCAGAAGCAGCACTTGGGATCAGTCCAACAAAGGGAGCTACACAAGTCTTACCTTCCACTTGGCCCTGGCAAAGTTCTTTTCAATCTGGGCACAGACACCATCCTTGATGTTCTTATCAGAAGCAGCATTGccagaaatcctggaaagagtGGAAATACATTCGGACCTGAGGGGTGTAGGCCTCTGGGGAGAACCTGCAAAGCCCTTCCCCCTGGGATCCAGGGAGAGCCATTCAGAACCTTTGGGCTAGCTGAGCTCTGGTTGCCATCACCACTCAGGGCCTCAAGGACGGGGCTACTAGgtatgtgttggggggggggggactggaaTCAAGAGAGCCCTGGTCTCTCTATCCATCTTCCCCTGGGCCCTGCTCACCACTCATGGGAGATGGCCTCTTCCGCAGTGATTCGCTGGTCTTGCTCTACCTCCATCAGCCTTGTGACAAGGTCTTTGGCTGCGGACAAAGccagggagggggaaggcatGGGTGCCCCAATCTCACTGTCTACAGGTGGTGAATGGGCAGCGAGGCAGAAGAATCCAGCTGAAGaagctgggagcagaggccccctccccaccactctGCACTCACGTGCTTGGGCACCTCCTCACCTGCCTGCGAAATATCATCCCAGTACGGAGAGTCAAACTCATAGTCACCAGCCAGGATCTTGCGGAAGAGATTCTTATCATGATTCTCATAGTCGTCTTCCTCTACCTCCTCATAGAAGGGTGGGTTGCCTGAAAGCCTGCGTGGGGCAGGGTCACCCAGGACAGCACGGACACAGGCCCCACTCCACTTGGCTCCAAGGCTGCTTTGCTAGTCTACTCACAGGATGTACATGATGACTCCAATGGCCCAGCAGTCCACAGGGCGTCCATACCGCTGCCGACCTACCACCTCTGGGGCTACAAACAATGCTGCTGGTTAGTATCAGGTCTGACTAGGTCCAGTACCATCCACACCCACTTCCTCGAATGGGGAaccccttcccccccacccagaAAGGCTGCCCCCCAtcccgcccctgccccaccatCTGCTTGCCCAGATA
It includes:
- the CAMKV gene encoding caM kinase-like vesicle-associated protein, producing the protein MPFGCVTLGDKKNYNQPSEVTDRYDLGQVIKTEEFCEIFRAKDKTTGKLHTCKKFQKRDGRKVRKAAKNEIGILKMVKHPNILQLVDVFVTRKEYFIFLELATGREVFDWILDQGYYSERDTSNVVRQVLEAVAYLHSLKIVHRNLKLENLVYYNRLKNSKIVISDFHLAKLENGLIKEPCGTPEYLAPEVVGRQRYGRPVDCWAIGVIMYILLSGNPPFYEEVEEDDYENHDKNLFRKILAGDYEFDSPYWDDISQAAKDLVTRLMEVEQDQRITAEEAISHEWISGNAASDKNIKDGVCAQIEKNFARAKWKKAVRVTTLMKRLRAPEQSGAAAAQSASATDTATPGATGGAAAASGAAPAPGSSATPATEGDAACAAKSDNVASADRSATPATDGSVTPATDGSVTPATDGSITPATDGSVTPATDRSATPATDGRATPATEEGTVPATQSSATPATKAAATTEPAMAQPDSTALEGATGQAPPSSKGEEAAGSVQESRRETS